The region TACCCGTTTCTGGGTTCAGCTTTCTTTAACAGCAAGTGTTTAGAGCCCCTTTCCTCAGTTGATTTCAGACTCAATTAAGAAAATGAGAATAAATTTCATTTTCTTTTACGGGTTTGCGGCCGCTGCTCGGCTCAGTATATGAAAAACAAATTACGGAACCTAGTTTAATGCACAACCGCACGTCCTTACCTTTTATTCCAACTATGTTGGTCGCGGCCCTGAGCTGCGCTTGCCTGCCCGCTTTTGCAAACGAAACCAATCTATTGCCACAAACGGTCGAGTTTCGTCTGCCCGCCGGTAAGCTGGGTGATGTGCTGAACATATATTCGCGCCAGGCCAGGGTGACCTTATCATTTGAAGAGCAGCTGGTTGCAGGGATTACTGTACCAGCGATTTCAGGTCAGTTTGATAGCCAGACCATGTTACTGACTTTGCTGAGCAATACTAATTTACAGGCCATCCCTGTTGGTATGGGGGCCTGGATAATCCAGCCCAAATCCACCGAGGGCGTTGTGACTCTTGATACCATCCAGGTCGAAACACACAGTGACAGTGCTAAAGCCAAAACTTTTCAAAGCTCAGCATCTGTCAATGTGGTGACCAAAGAAAACATTGAGCGTTTTCGCGGCACCAGTGTCGGGGATATTTTTCAGGGGGTATCCGGTGTTTTAGTTAGTGAAAACCGTAACTCGGGTGGCCTGGATATCAATATTCGCGGTATGCAAGGGCAAGGTCGGGTGCCGGTTGTGATCGATGGTAGCCGTCAGGAAACAACTGTATATCGAGGATATTCAGGCGTTTCAAGTCGCAGCTATATTGACCCAGATCTGATTGGTAACATGCAGATCAACAAAGGCCCGACTATGAGTGCGTCAGGCACCGGGGCTACAGGTGGTGTTGTAAACGTTAAAACTCTCAGAGCAGAGGACATTGTAGCTGAGGGAAAGTTAAGTGGTTATCGGGTGCGCCTGAGTGGTGTAGGTAACAGCACCGAAGCCCCGGAGCCAGGCACTTATGCCGGTTACTATCTGCCACGCAATGCTTATCGGTCTGATTGCCGCTTTCCTGAGTATTGTGAAGAGCGCTACCTGATGCCCGAGCACTTTGCGCCGCAAGCAGGTATGGATCGTCCATCTCTGTTTGACTTTTCGAGTTATGCCATGAGCCTGGCTGGCGCACAGCGTTTTGATTGGGGCGATGTGCTGATGGCTTATGCACATCGCAAACAGGGTAATTACTACGCAGGTACAAACGGGCCGTCACCCAGACTGCACTACAGCGAGCCTCAAAAGCTGGCCTGGTACACCGAAACCGAAGTAGCAATGGAAGGTGCATCACGTTTTCGAGCGGGTGAGCGCATTCCCAATACTAATTTTGCCAGTACTTCATGGTTGCTTAGTACGACTCTGGCCTTGCCACACGACCAAAGCCTTGAACTGAGTTACATTCGCTACGACAGTCAGTACGGTGAAATGATGCCTTCTCAGATACGCTCATTCGGCCAGGCTCGTCAGTGGCTGGATAGTGAAGTTCTGAATCAGACCTATACCATCTCGTATGGCTGGCAGCCAGTGGAGCTGGATGGCATCGATCTGGAGGCAAACCTGTGGCACACAGATACGGTAACGGATCTGAATACGCCGGGCGTGGGGTCGATTGAGCTCGAATCAAACACGGCGCGCACTGATGCCTATCAACGTTGGGGAGCGGACGTCTCTAATACCATGCGTTTTTATCCAAAAGGTGAGTTGAAGTGGTCCTACGGCCTTGCCGGGCAATGGGAAGATATGGATACAGACACACCAGCAGACAGCGGATTTTATGCAGGCTCAAGAAGTGGCTGGCGGGATGAATACAGCGCATTCACCAACGTGATCTGGCAGCCCTGGCAGGCTTGGACTTTTGAAGCTGGCCTGCGTTATACCCGTTTTAAGTCAAAAGATAACAATCCTTTACCATTGAGCACCAACGATCCTGCCTGTGAGAGTGATGGCAGCGATGGGTGTATGGCTGTGTTTTATCGTAACGAGCATTCAGGCGGTGCGCCCATGTTCACCGTTACCTGGGGGGTTGCTGAACATACCCAGCTTTATGTGCGTCATGCCAAAGCGCTGCGCATGCCAAGCTTATTTGAGAATACCTCCGGGTGGTCTGTGAGTCCGACTCTGGATATTCCTGTTAAGCCAGAACGTGCACTGAACCGCGAGCTCGGGATTAACTATTTCAATGAGCAAGCATTCAAATGGGGGCATCAGATTGGCGCTAAGCTGGCTGTGTTTAATAACCATGTCGACGACTACCTGACGAGAACCCAGCCAAACGCCTGGGAGCAAACTCAGGGAGGGTTAGACTTTTTCCGCTTGCGCAATATTGACAGCCTGACGCTCAACGGCATGGAGATGAACCTCAGTTACGATGCCAGCGCCTGGCTGGTTGAATTGAACGGAACCCGCTACAGCAAAATTGAAGTGTGTAATGTCGGTAGTTACGTGCGCTACTACTGTAACGATTGGGGTCTGCCACAAAGCTATATCAACAACATGATCCCGCCAAATTGGCACGCCAGCATGCACCTAGGTCTGAGACTGATGGAGAAAAAACTGGAGGTGGGAGTGCGTGGTACTTTAATGGGTAAACGAAACTCAATTCCTAGATATAACGCACCAACTGGCTTTAATCAGCCCGTGCTGTGGCACAGCTATCGCCTGATTGATTTTTATTCTCGCTACAAGTTTAACGACATGGTCGCAGTGGACCTGACCATAGACAACATCACGGATCGTTATTACCTCGATGCTTTGAGTCTCGGCTTAGTACCAGCTCCTGGCAGAACTGCAAAACTCAGCTTAACCCTCGAGTTTTAACCTCTTTTATCCTGACAATGGAGACACATATGAATCGCGCACTCAGTATACTGGCTGCATTAGGGGTATCTGTTACCTTGACTGCCTGTGGTGGCAGCTCTGATGACACGCAAACAACAACGCCGTCAACGCAGACTTCCGGCAATGCTGGTTCAGGTGCAAACCTGGTTAAGCCGGTTGCAGCGATCACGACAGCATCGACGCTTGATAACACCTTCTCTGTTGAGGACGGCAGCGTCAAAGTACAATTAAGCGGCGCACAGAGCTCTGGTGCTGAAAATAGTACCTTAACCTATGACTGGAAAATTACCACGTTACCGGCCTTTAGTAAGGCGACTTTAAGCAGCAAAGACGGCGTGAATACTGAGTTTGAAGCGGATCTGCCGGGTGATTATGTGATTACGCTGGTAGTCAGCGATGGTGAGGTTAGCAGTGAAGTGACCCGAATACAGTTTAAGGCAACCAGTAAAAAGCCGGTTGCGGTCGTGCCAAAAACGCACTACCGGGTTCCTCTGGGCACTTATTCGTTGGACCTGGATGCCAGTAACAGTATCTTGCCAACAGGTTCAGCAGGTGAGCTAACCTATACCTGGAAACTACTCGAAAAGCCGGCAGATAGCGCGGGTCAGCTAAACAAAGCAAATAACGATGTGGCGTCAATTGAGCTGGATGTTATCGGTGACTATAAAATGCAGCTGGTGGTTAGCCTGGGTGACAACAAAAGTGAGCCGGTTGACATAGTTGTAAGCGTTGAAGCCGCAAATGTGGCACCTGTGGCTAAGGTAGAAGATGTGACTGTCACGCTGGGTCAGACCGTGGTGCTGGACGCACATGAAAGCTACGACCCGGAAGGTAAGGCGTTACAATATCGTTGGCAATGGCCATCAAGGGCGGTTGAACCGAGCAACGCCCCTGTACCTGAACTGACAGGTGATAAAACCAGTGTTGTGAGCTTTACACCGCTTGCTGCGGGGGAATACACCATGACCTTGTTTGTGTTTGATGGTGACCGCAAGAGTGAGCTCACTGAAGTGAAAGTAACGGTTGAAGCGAACCCTAATGCACAAACCAATGCCGCTCCTGTGGGTGAGGTACAGGCGACGGGTTACTTCCCATCGTACAGCATAGGTGAACAAGAGCTGGGTCTGAGAGCTGAGTTTAACTTTGTCGGTTACGACCCTGAAAATGATGACATGCAAATTGTGGATGCTCAGCTGATCACAAAACCTCAGGGAAGCACTGCAGAACTGGTCGATATCGGGTCTTGGAAGCCGCTGGGTAAAAAGATCCAAAAGCTCGATGTGGTGGGCGATTACATCGTCCGTATGACAGTATCTGATGGTGTTAATGAGGTGACACAGGAAGCCAAAATGGTGGCCAGGATTGGCAATGTGAATGGCCAACCTTCTACACGTAGTGTTGACGCTCAGGCAAAGTCTGTGATTGTTGGTAACGATTTGGTCTTCGATGCTTCCAGCAAAGACCCAAATGACGATCCGATGACTTTTCACTGGGAGTTGATTGATAAACCAGATGGCAGCAATGCGGTCATTGAACCTGTGATTGAACCTGAATCGCAGGAGTATCGACGTGCTAAGGTGAAGACCGATGTGCCAGGGTCCTATACTGCCCGCTTAATTGTTGAAGATGACCGAGGTCTGCGAGCTAAATCGTATGCACAGGACAGTGGTTTTGCGAAAGTATCGAATTCAGTGCCAGAGATCAGAACTGTGGTATGGGCGCGCAGCTGGAGCCGGTTAAGTGCTGGTGAAGATTATTATCAGATCTTACCATGTATGTCTTTGCTGCATCGTCCGGTTGTGGTTGATGCCGACGGTGACGAAGTGTATACCCATGAAGAACTGATCAGCACGCCTGCTTCTGGTGGTAAGTTTACCAGCTATCCGGACGAAGCTGATTGTCCTGACAGTCGTGGTCAAGTCTTCACTAAACCAGGTACTTATGTATTTCGATATTCTGCTACTGACCTGATAGATGATGCTGAAGACTATGACTTTGTCGTGAATGTCGATGCGATGGAAGATGCCAAAGGTGTTCGTTTGCGCAGTCTGAACGAAGACAATGAAAGCTTATGGTACCCGCTACCGTATGAGTATAAACCGCCTTACGCGAGTGACTTTTACGCCAGCTCCAAACCTCACTTGACAGAAGGCGCTGTACAGTGGTCTTTGACTGCAGTTGACAGCGATTACACGATTGAAAACGTCAAGGTCAGTCACATCAATGGTGGTCTTGCCAGTTTGACTCCTTACTTTGAGGGACTGAGAGAAGGCACAGTAATTCCAAAAGGGGGTGAACTGGACTTTCGTACCATCATACCTGCGGTTCCTTGTGTTCGTACTGAAGACAGAGCGGAAGGGTTCCACTTCTCTTTCAATATTAAAGAAATACCCGAAATTACGTACGTATATGAAACCTGGCGTGCAGCCAGCGACGGCATTCTGAGCGAATGGAGAGAGTGTAAAGCTGGCGAATTGAACTAAATCATTGAGAGCAAAAGCAAGCCAAAGCGC is a window of Pseudoalteromonas sp. R3 DNA encoding:
- a CDS encoding REJ domain-containing protein; its protein translation is MNRALSILAALGVSVTLTACGGSSDDTQTTTPSTQTSGNAGSGANLVKPVAAITTASTLDNTFSVEDGSVKVQLSGAQSSGAENSTLTYDWKITTLPAFSKATLSSKDGVNTEFEADLPGDYVITLVVSDGEVSSEVTRIQFKATSKKPVAVVPKTHYRVPLGTYSLDLDASNSILPTGSAGELTYTWKLLEKPADSAGQLNKANNDVASIELDVIGDYKMQLVVSLGDNKSEPVDIVVSVEAANVAPVAKVEDVTVTLGQTVVLDAHESYDPEGKALQYRWQWPSRAVEPSNAPVPELTGDKTSVVSFTPLAAGEYTMTLFVFDGDRKSELTEVKVTVEANPNAQTNAAPVGEVQATGYFPSYSIGEQELGLRAEFNFVGYDPENDDMQIVDAQLITKPQGSTAELVDIGSWKPLGKKIQKLDVVGDYIVRMTVSDGVNEVTQEAKMVARIGNVNGQPSTRSVDAQAKSVIVGNDLVFDASSKDPNDDPMTFHWELIDKPDGSNAVIEPVIEPESQEYRRAKVKTDVPGSYTARLIVEDDRGLRAKSYAQDSGFAKVSNSVPEIRTVVWARSWSRLSAGEDYYQILPCMSLLHRPVVVDADGDEVYTHEELISTPASGGKFTSYPDEADCPDSRGQVFTKPGTYVFRYSATDLIDDAEDYDFVVNVDAMEDAKGVRLRSLNEDNESLWYPLPYEYKPPYASDFYASSKPHLTEGAVQWSLTAVDSDYTIENVKVSHINGGLASLTPYFEGLREGTVIPKGGELDFRTIIPAVPCVRTEDRAEGFHFSFNIKEIPEITYVYETWRAASDGILSEWRECKAGELN
- a CDS encoding TonB-dependent receptor, translated to MHNRTSLPFIPTMLVAALSCACLPAFANETNLLPQTVEFRLPAGKLGDVLNIYSRQARVTLSFEEQLVAGITVPAISGQFDSQTMLLTLLSNTNLQAIPVGMGAWIIQPKSTEGVVTLDTIQVETHSDSAKAKTFQSSASVNVVTKENIERFRGTSVGDIFQGVSGVLVSENRNSGGLDINIRGMQGQGRVPVVIDGSRQETTVYRGYSGVSSRSYIDPDLIGNMQINKGPTMSASGTGATGGVVNVKTLRAEDIVAEGKLSGYRVRLSGVGNSTEAPEPGTYAGYYLPRNAYRSDCRFPEYCEERYLMPEHFAPQAGMDRPSLFDFSSYAMSLAGAQRFDWGDVLMAYAHRKQGNYYAGTNGPSPRLHYSEPQKLAWYTETEVAMEGASRFRAGERIPNTNFASTSWLLSTTLALPHDQSLELSYIRYDSQYGEMMPSQIRSFGQARQWLDSEVLNQTYTISYGWQPVELDGIDLEANLWHTDTVTDLNTPGVGSIELESNTARTDAYQRWGADVSNTMRFYPKGELKWSYGLAGQWEDMDTDTPADSGFYAGSRSGWRDEYSAFTNVIWQPWQAWTFEAGLRYTRFKSKDNNPLPLSTNDPACESDGSDGCMAVFYRNEHSGGAPMFTVTWGVAEHTQLYVRHAKALRMPSLFENTSGWSVSPTLDIPVKPERALNRELGINYFNEQAFKWGHQIGAKLAVFNNHVDDYLTRTQPNAWEQTQGGLDFFRLRNIDSLTLNGMEMNLSYDASAWLVELNGTRYSKIEVCNVGSYVRYYCNDWGLPQSYINNMIPPNWHASMHLGLRLMEKKLEVGVRGTLMGKRNSIPRYNAPTGFNQPVLWHSYRLIDFYSRYKFNDMVAVDLTIDNITDRYYLDALSLGLVPAPGRTAKLSLTLEF